TAATGGTACCAGAAAGCGGTGAGGCTTCGAGCCGGTTTTCAAACCCTTCAACAGCCGAGTAGGAGAGTGTAAAAATTAAGGAGCGACATGGCCCTCGGGAGCTTTTTGATATTCGGGGCGATGGTGTCGACGGCGCTGGCGCAGACGGGAAGGGACTTCTTCTTGGGTCCATGCCTGGTTAAGACGAACCGAACATGCCCGGACGACGAGGTAAAGTTCTTCCTGTACACCAGAAGGAACCGCGAGAGCGGTCAGGAGGTGAACATCACCACGTCGGGCTCCTCCAACATCCGGGAGTTGAACTTCAACCCCGTCAACCCGACCAAGGTAATAATCCACGGGTACAACTCGGACATGCAGCTCGACTCGCTGGTCAGCATAAGGAACGAGTACCTCGTCAGGGGCGAGTGCAACGTCATCGCCGTCGACTGGCATCGGTTGGCCGCAGCCCCGTGCTACCCTGTCGCCGTTCACAACGTCCCCCACGTCGGACGGTGCCTGGGACAGCTGATCCAGATCCTGCGAGACGTCGGGGCGACGGACCTCCACGTTATCGGATTCTCGCTGGGCGCCCACGTGCCAGCCTTCACGGCGAGGGCCTTGAGGCCCTACAAGCTGCCCCGAATCACGGGCCTGGACCCGGCCATGCCGCTGTACGTGACCGTCAGCCGGGACGAAAAGCTCGACCCGAGGGACGCGGA
The sequence above is drawn from the Neodiprion pinetum isolate iyNeoPine1 chromosome 2, iyNeoPine1.2, whole genome shotgun sequence genome and encodes:
- the LOC124212907 gene encoding lipase member H, which gives rise to MALGSFLIFGAMVSTALAQTGRDFFLGPCLVKTNRTCPDDEVKFFLYTRRNRESGQEVNITTSGSSNIRELNFNPVNPTKVIIHGYNSDMQLDSLVSIRNEYLVRGECNVIAVDWHRLAAAPCYPVAVHNVPHVGRCLGQLIQILRDVGATDLHVIGFSLGAHVPAFTARALRPYKLPRITGLDPAMPLYVTVSRDEKLDPRDADFVDVFHTNAFIQGKVEASGHIDFYMNGGITQPGCWEKRNPFGCNHHRAAVYFAESINSEVGFWGWPCPGLLSYLLGLCPPRFPAVLAGDRCNTQYRGFHLVKTRAQEPFAEGPFTVDPRDT